A genomic window from Sulfurimonas paralvinellae includes:
- the folD gene encoding bifunctional methylenetetrahydrofolate dehydrogenase/methenyltetrahydrofolate cyclohydrolase FolD codes for MQILDGKALAQKIEKNVASEVVKLKEETGRTPGLAVILVGQDPASQAYVSMKKKACDRVGFYSVSHEMPEDISQEAIENTIKMMNQNPNIDGILVQLPLPPQIDTTKILELVDPAKDVDGFHPYNVGRLVTNLDGFVPCTPLGVMELLAEYHIDVKGKNCCVVGASNIVGKPMASLLLNADATVEICHIFTDDLKKHTLQADIILVGVGVINLIKEDMVKDGAIIIDIGINRADNGKLVGDVDFENVSKKCSYITPVPGGVGPMTIAMLLSNTLKAAKLNAQTKEA; via the coding sequence ATGCAGATTCTTGATGGTAAAGCTCTTGCACAAAAAATAGAAAAAAATGTTGCTTCTGAAGTCGTAAAACTTAAAGAAGAGACAGGTAGAACTCCTGGTTTAGCTGTTATTCTTGTTGGTCAGGATCCGGCCAGCCAAGCTTATGTAAGTATGAAGAAAAAAGCATGTGACCGTGTCGGATTTTATTCGGTTTCGCATGAAATGCCTGAAGATATCTCTCAAGAAGCCATAGAAAACACCATTAAGATGATGAACCAAAATCCAAATATCGATGGTATCTTGGTACAGCTCCCTCTTCCTCCGCAAATCGACACTACAAAGATCTTAGAGCTTGTTGATCCTGCGAAAGATGTTGATGGTTTCCACCCTTACAACGTTGGCCGACTCGTTACAAATCTGGATGGTTTTGTGCCGTGTACACCACTTGGTGTTATGGAACTTCTTGCTGAATACCACATTGACGTTAAAGGTAAAAACTGTTGTGTTGTCGGTGCTTCAAACATTGTAGGCAAGCCAATGGCAAGTCTTCTTTTAAATGCAGATGCCACTGTTGAAATCTGCCATATATTTACAGATGATTTGAAAAAACACACGCTTCAGGCTGATATTATCTTAGTAGGCGTCGGTGTTATCAATCTCATCAAAGAAGATATGGTAAAAGATGGTGCTATTATCATTGACATCGGTATAAACAGAGCGGACAACGGTAAACTTGTCGGTGACGTAGATTTTGAAAACGTCAGTAAAAAATGCTCTTATATCACACCTGTACCGGGCGGTGTAGGACCAATGACAATTGCCATGCTGCTAAGTAACACACTCAAAGCCGCAAAGCTCAATGCCCAGACAAAAGAGGCTTAA
- a CDS encoding c-type cytochrome, giving the protein MKYILLLLTPWCLFASSSFITQREYASQLYKNPRGIACGRCHGAKGEGKLIANYVHKNKKKSFIGPRINNIKYTEFFKALNTRKKGMPRYYLTPKEIEALYFYLHQNDKKKVKNVQ; this is encoded by the coding sequence ATGAAATATATACTTTTACTTCTGACTCCATGGTGTCTTTTTGCCAGTAGTTCTTTTATAACACAACGGGAATATGCCTCCCAACTTTACAAAAACCCCCGCGGTATTGCCTGTGGTCGTTGTCATGGTGCAAAAGGTGAAGGTAAATTGATCGCAAACTATGTTCATAAGAACAAGAAAAAGAGCTTTATAGGACCGCGAATAAACAATATAAAATATACAGAATTTTTCAAAGCACTCAACACAAGAAAAAAGGGAATGCCTCGTTATTATTTAACACCAAAAGAGATAGAAGCACTCTACTTTTATCTCCATCAAAACGACAAGAAAAAGGTCAAAAATGTTCAGTGA
- a CDS encoding HpcH/HpaI aldolase/citrate lyase family protein, whose protein sequence is MFSEIQQAYEKRDLETLDTLAKPTFREINKRQDFRSVLMLSANNIKHLSKIESLDAECIMLNLEDGVAKEEKPFALVLAAIFLSRLKKCDKKLVVRVNALNEGGYEEITYLNQFMPDAIRVPKIRNQKEVRDILHLLNDDIELHLSIETADAWHNLATLAINKRVTTFYLGVLDLFADMGLPQSLIKLDNPTMHYMLSHFLITTRAMHVKPASFVFQEYKDMDTFTKWLELEHAMGYDAKGCITPKQAELVNKIFVNKEEEIKRAKVIVKLFEMHREEGITGFVDEEYGFIDEPIYKGALKLLTSQ, encoded by the coding sequence ATGTTCAGTGAGATACAACAGGCTTATGAAAAAAGAGACTTGGAAACTTTAGACACTCTTGCAAAACCGACATTTCGGGAGATAAATAAGCGTCAAGATTTTCGCTCTGTTTTGATGCTCTCTGCAAATAACATAAAGCATCTTTCCAAGATAGAATCACTTGATGCGGAGTGCATTATGCTGAACCTTGAAGACGGCGTGGCAAAAGAGGAAAAACCCTTTGCTCTTGTTTTGGCAGCAATATTTTTAAGCAGACTCAAAAAGTGTGATAAAAAACTGGTTGTCCGTGTCAATGCACTTAATGAAGGTGGCTATGAAGAGATAACCTACTTGAATCAGTTTATGCCTGATGCCATTCGTGTGCCAAAGATACGCAACCAAAAAGAGGTTCGTGATATTCTGCACCTTTTAAATGATGACATAGAACTGCATCTCTCCATAGAAACAGCCGATGCTTGGCATAATCTTGCGACATTGGCTATAAATAAACGTGTGACTACATTCTATTTGGGAGTTTTGGATCTCTTTGCCGACATGGGATTGCCGCAGAGTTTGATAAAGCTTGACAATCCGACAATGCACTATATGCTTTCACATTTTCTCATTACAACAAGAGCAATGCATGTAAAACCTGCCTCTTTTGTCTTTCAGGAATATAAAGATATGGATACTTTTACAAAATGGTTGGAGTTGGAACACGCTATGGGGTATGATGCAAAAGGGTGCATCACTCCAAAACAGGCAGAACTTGTCAATAAAATATTTGTAAATAAAGAAGAAGAGATTAAAAGAGCCAAGGTGATTGTCAAACTCTTTGAGATGCACCGAGAGGAAGGTATAACGGGCTTTGTGGATGAGGAGTACGGTTTTATAGACGAGCCCATCTACAAAGGGGCTCTAAAGCTGCTTACATCCCAATAA